The genomic stretch CTTGGTTGTCTGGGTACTACCTCTTTTGGTCGCTTCTAAAATAAAAACACCCTGTCTGTCGGCTGTCCCCTGAATTTCTACGTAGTCAGTCAGGAAAAGTCCCGCCGCCTCCAGCCATCTCTCGAGATCACCGTACTCAAAGCCGAGCCAGAGATCAGCCAGGCTGTCACGGGCCCATTCGTGCTGATGGGGAAGCAGATCGGCGATCACCAACGTCCCTTCCTCCCTCATCACCCTAACAAACTCCTTGAAGACATTTTCAGGGTCGGCGGCATGATGAAGAACCATGTTCACCAGAACCGTATTCGCGCTGGCAGAAAGAACCGGCAGATGAGACATCTCGCCCAGGCGCAGTTCGATCTGCCCAGGCTCCCCCTGACCGATACGCTGACGGGCCTGTGCCAGCATCGCCGGAGACTGATCCACGCCAATCACGGTCTGGGCCCGGGACATCAGCAAGGGGAGAAGATTGCCTGTCCCGACGCCAACCTCGACGAGATTTTCACAGGGATGAATGCGAGCGAGAAGATTCTCACTGTAAGGGACAGTAGGAAGCAAGCGGTGGGAAAGTCCGTCCCATTCACTGGCGTGATGATTAAAAAAATCCTGGCTTTTTCGGCGCCTTTTTTCATAAATAGCCGCCATGGCTCTGAGATCATCCCCACCAGAAGCTCCCTCGGTCACAGAGGCCTCAAGGGCCGGCCATATCGCGCCAAACAGCGCATTCTCCTGGCTGACACGATAGTAGGACCAGGTGCCTTGCCGCCGCACGCTCAATATCTTTTCATCCAGAAGAAGTTTGAGGTGGCGCGACACCCGCGATTGCCCCATGCCCAGAATTTCGGTCAGTTCCTGAACGGTAAATTCACCCTGGCAAAGCAGGGCAACCAGCCTCAGACGCGTTGAATCGGCAAGAGATTTTAAGAGAGAAAGGGCCAAATCAAAAATTCCGGTTTATATAAATCAGGAATTCTTGATCTACCATATACCAAGAGCCAGGTCAAGGGATATATCATAGCAGGAAGGGTGACAATAACTTCCTCAAGGATGAATTCCCGTCAATCCGCCGATTGAGTCAGTACAATCAGCGTTGCCATACCCTGGGCGATAAGCCTTTGCTCGCTGTGAACGGCGACGCGCAGGCTGACGGTACGACGGCCCAGATGGACAATTTCGGATCTGGCCACCAGCGTTTCTCCAGGCTGAACGGCGCGCAGGTAATTCACATTCAAATTGGAGGTTGTGACAGCGAGTCCGGCAGGCAGGAGAGGAGCCGGAAAAAAACAGACCGTATCAACCAGCGTGGCGATAAGGCCACCATGAGCGCCACCATAGTAATTCAAGTGCCTCTCATCGACGGTAACGCGCATAACAGCATGCCTTTCGCCGATTTCCTCAGCGACAAT from Desulfuromonas sp. KJ2020 encodes the following:
- a CDS encoding metalloregulator ArsR/SmtB family transcription factor gives rise to the protein MALSLLKSLADSTRLRLVALLCQGEFTVQELTEILGMGQSRVSRHLKLLLDEKILSVRRQGTWSYYRVSQENALFGAIWPALEASVTEGASGGDDLRAMAAIYEKRRRKSQDFFNHHASEWDGLSHRLLPTVPYSENLLARIHPCENLVEVGVGTGNLLPLLMSRAQTVIGVDQSPAMLAQARQRIGQGEPGQIELRLGEMSHLPVLSASANTVLVNMVLHHAADPENVFKEFVRVMREEGTLVIADLLPHQHEWARDSLADLWLGFEYGDLERWLEAAGLFLTDYVEIQGTADRQGVFILEATKRGSTQTTK
- a CDS encoding PaaI family thioesterase, which codes for MNVPSATIESINAIPLLKTLGIVAEEIGERHAVMRVTVDERHLNYYGGAHGGLIATLVDTVCFFPAPLLPAGLAVTTSNLNVNYLRAVQPGETLVARSEIVHLGRRTVSLRVAVHSEQRLIAQGMATLIVLTQSAD